The Corynebacterium suranareeae genome window below encodes:
- a CDS encoding UDP-N-acetylmuramoyl-tripeptide--D-alanyl-D-alanine ligase, which yields MITMTLGEIADIVGGTLTGGAQADTPVYSSVEFDSRSLTPGGLFLALPGARVDGHEFAAAAIEKGAVAVLAAREVDAPAIVVPSVVVEDSNADIYVHDPNGHGAAVVAALSKLARNVVDVCVAGFQLNVVALTGSAGKTSTKDFIATILSQDGPTVAPPGSFNNELGLPHTVLRCTADTKYLVAEMSARGIGHIKHLTEIAPPKIAAVLNVGSAHLGEFGSRDNIAQAKGEIIEALPAANAGGVAVLNADDPFVAQMASRTQARVVWFSTNAPTKAPANGSPVHNPDYWASDISLDAVARASFTLNTKDGSWPVTLQVFGQHQVANALAAAAIAVEAGVAPDVVVAGLESHSATSAHRMDVQTRADGVTVINDSYNANPDSMRAGIAALAYTVSGRPDSTGWAVLGQMGELGEDATQAHAELGSELAKYNVSQLITVGENPNCAALAQSAADLGVQTSVVPDVESAVELLGRRIKRDDVVLVKASNADRLWRVAEALHNMAPNLSQSQNPSQSQNQSTTSSSANGDSRRNVEGQ from the coding sequence ATGATCACAATGACCCTTGGGGAGATCGCTGATATTGTTGGCGGCACGTTAACTGGTGGCGCCCAGGCGGACACCCCTGTGTACTCAAGCGTGGAATTTGATTCGAGGTCTTTAACACCAGGTGGCCTATTTTTAGCACTTCCGGGTGCTCGCGTGGATGGACATGAGTTTGCTGCTGCTGCGATTGAAAAAGGAGCTGTTGCGGTTTTAGCTGCCCGTGAGGTTGACGCCCCTGCGATCGTGGTGCCATCTGTTGTCGTGGAGGACTCCAACGCTGATATCTATGTGCATGATCCTAACGGCCATGGCGCAGCTGTCGTTGCTGCATTATCTAAGCTCGCACGCAATGTAGTAGACGTATGTGTCGCAGGTTTTCAGCTCAACGTTGTAGCCCTTACCGGATCTGCTGGAAAGACGTCGACTAAGGATTTTATTGCAACGATTCTTAGCCAAGATGGGCCAACGGTTGCCCCTCCAGGGTCTTTTAACAATGAGCTTGGACTTCCTCATACCGTTTTGCGCTGTACAGCTGATACCAAGTATTTGGTTGCAGAGATGTCAGCTCGCGGTATCGGGCATATTAAGCACTTGACTGAGATTGCTCCACCAAAAATTGCAGCTGTACTTAACGTGGGCAGTGCTCACCTAGGAGAGTTTGGTTCACGGGATAATATCGCCCAAGCTAAGGGTGAAATCATTGAAGCACTGCCCGCTGCCAATGCAGGTGGGGTAGCAGTACTTAATGCTGATGATCCTTTTGTGGCACAGATGGCATCGCGCACCCAGGCACGCGTTGTGTGGTTTTCAACCAATGCCCCAACTAAAGCCCCAGCGAATGGCTCCCCGGTGCACAATCCCGACTATTGGGCATCTGATATCTCTTTAGATGCTGTTGCTCGCGCTAGTTTTACTTTGAACACCAAAGATGGTTCGTGGCCGGTTACCTTGCAGGTTTTCGGACAACATCAGGTTGCTAATGCACTTGCGGCAGCTGCCATTGCGGTTGAGGCAGGTGTTGCCCCTGATGTAGTAGTGGCTGGTTTGGAATCTCACTCTGCAACATCGGCTCATCGCATGGATGTGCAAACTCGTGCAGATGGTGTGACAGTGATCAATGATTCCTATAACGCTAACCCTGATTCTATGCGTGCTGGAATTGCCGCACTTGCTTATACCGTGAGTGGTCGTCCTGATTCGACTGGTTGGGCGGTGCTGGGGCAGATGGGTGAGTTGGGTGAAGACGCCACACAGGCACATGCTGAACTTGGTAGTGAGTTAGCGAAATACAATGTTTCGCAGTTGATCACAGTGGGAGAAAATCCCAACTGTGCAGCTCTTGCTCAATCAGCAGCAGATCTGGGTGTACAGACAAGCGTCGTGCCGGATGTGGAGAGCGCTGTTGAGTTGCTTGGCAGGCGTATAAAGCGCGATGATGTAGTGCTGGTAAAGGCGTCTAATGCGGATCGTTTGTGGCGGGTTGCAGAAGCTTTGCACAACATGGCACCAAACCTAAGCCAGAGCCAAAACCCAAGCCAGAGCCAAAACCAGAGCACCACCAGTAGCTCGGCAAACGGCGATTCTCGCCGGAATGTGGAAGGACAGTAG
- a CDS encoding UDP-N-acetylmuramoyl-L-alanyl-D-glutamate--2,6-diaminopimelate ligase encodes MAITLLDLTKIIGGTLVGDSADAADTAADLSLSAIGLDSSNFPEREAVFAAVPGTRTHGAQFAHKDGAANAVAILTDEAGFEILREAGETRPVVVVGNIREVLGQASSLIYGEPSKDFTLIGVTGTSGKTTTSYLLEKGLIEAGHKVGLIGTTGTRIDGEAVPTKLTTPEAPTLQALFARMRDHGVSHVVMEVSSHALSLGRVAGSDFDVAAFTNLSQDHLDFHPTMEDYFDAKALFFRADSPLAAQKHVVCIDDSWGVRMAEEAANAQTVSTQGQEADFRAVDISVGDSGAQQFHIVTPENESYSVELALPGAFNIANATLAFAAATRVGVDASAFARGMSKVHVPGRMERIDEGQDFLAVVDYAHKPAAVAAVLDTLRAQIDGRLGVVIGAGGDRDATKRGPMGQLSAQRADLVIVTDDNPRSEDPATIRAAVTQGAHDGAAESPREVEVLEIGDRAEAIRVLVQWAQPGDGIVVAGKGHEVGQLVAGVTHHFDDREQVREALHNKLSHKTDAQTTDKG; translated from the coding sequence ATGGCAATAACCTTGCTGGATCTCACCAAAATAATTGGTGGCACTCTTGTTGGAGATTCTGCTGATGCCGCTGATACCGCAGCAGATCTTTCCCTTTCTGCGATCGGTTTAGACTCCTCCAATTTCCCAGAGCGTGAGGCTGTCTTTGCAGCTGTGCCTGGAACGCGTACCCATGGTGCTCAGTTTGCGCACAAAGATGGTGCAGCAAACGCTGTTGCAATTTTGACAGATGAAGCAGGGTTTGAAATCCTCCGCGAGGCGGGAGAAACCCGTCCTGTAGTGGTCGTAGGAAATATCCGAGAAGTTCTAGGTCAAGCATCGTCTTTGATTTACGGTGAGCCTTCGAAAGATTTCACACTCATTGGTGTGACTGGAACATCTGGGAAGACTACAACTAGCTATCTTCTAGAAAAAGGTCTCATAGAAGCCGGACATAAGGTGGGTCTGATTGGCACCACTGGTACCCGCATCGATGGAGAGGCAGTTCCAACAAAACTCACCACTCCGGAAGCACCCACACTGCAGGCTTTATTCGCTCGCATGCGTGATCACGGCGTATCCCACGTGGTGATGGAAGTTTCCAGCCATGCGTTGTCTTTGGGGCGCGTTGCCGGATCTGATTTTGATGTGGCTGCATTTACCAACTTGTCTCAGGATCACCTCGATTTCCACCCCACGATGGAAGATTACTTTGATGCTAAAGCATTGTTCTTCCGTGCTGATTCACCATTAGCTGCTCAAAAGCATGTGGTGTGCATTGACGATTCTTGGGGTGTGCGCATGGCCGAAGAGGCTGCGAATGCGCAAACGGTGTCTACCCAGGGCCAAGAAGCAGATTTCCGTGCAGTAGATATTTCTGTTGGTGACTCTGGTGCACAGCAATTCCACATTGTCACTCCCGAAAATGAGTCTTATTCTGTAGAACTCGCCCTTCCAGGTGCGTTCAATATTGCAAACGCTACACTCGCTTTTGCCGCTGCCACACGCGTAGGAGTGGATGCTTCGGCCTTTGCTAGAGGTATGTCTAAGGTCCACGTTCCAGGTCGCATGGAACGCATCGATGAGGGACAAGATTTCCTTGCCGTGGTGGATTATGCCCATAAGCCAGCTGCGGTGGCAGCAGTTCTAGACACGTTGCGAGCACAAATCGATGGTCGACTCGGTGTAGTTATTGGCGCCGGCGGTGACCGAGATGCCACTAAGCGGGGACCCATGGGACAATTGTCAGCACAACGCGCTGACCTGGTTATTGTCACTGATGACAATCCTCGGTCTGAAGATCCAGCAACCATCCGTGCCGCTGTAACCCAAGGTGCGCATGATGGGGCTGCAGAATCCCCGCGTGAGGTTGAAGTGCTAGAGATTGGTGATCGCGCAGAGGCAATTCGTGTGCTTGTCCAGTGGGCGCAGCCAGGAGATGGCATTGTAGTAGCTGGAAAAGGCCATGAAGTGGGGCAGCTGGTTGCTGGTGTAACTCACCATTTTGATGACCGTGAGCAAGTTCGAGAGGCTTTGCACAACAAGCTTTCTCACAAAACGGATGCTCAGACAACGGATAAAGGATAG
- a CDS encoding peptidoglycan D,D-transpeptidase FtsI family protein, with translation MTYRPQSSSNGGAHKRRVNMVTAIALVLAGVLIIRLGWVQVVWGPELSLNASEQRTRVYVDPARRGTIMDREGNQLAYTMQARSLTVSPNIMREELRTGTDLALRLAADETDPENVASYVTIEEGNEYVFASAEQRETILSDKVEERIQNIADRIPEIIKSHDQDVTGISSEEILDKLNADSQYEVLVRNVDPDVASEITDEMPSVAADHQDIRQYPNGAIGENIIGRISMDGEGQFGFEASNDSLLAGNNGRSTQDMSILGQAIPGTLRDQIPAIDGANVELTIDLDLQTYVQQALEQAKANSGAENASAVVLDAKTAEVLAMANTDTINPNEDTGKQIEQGKSFDNPSVTHPFEPGSVAKVITAAGVIQEGLSTPDEVLQVPGSIEMAGVSVRDAWEHGVVPYTTAGVFGKSSNVGTLMLAERLGEDKFAEYLERFGVGQSTGIELPSESQGLLPAREQWSGGTFANLPIGQGMSITTLQMAGIYQALANDGERIEPRIIKSVTDSDGTVLEQPEPDTVQVVSAEAARTTVDMFRSVTQVDPTGVQQGTAPDAAIEGYQISGKTGTAQKVDPNTGAYSNSQYWITFAGIAPADDPRFVVAIMLDEPERGVHGGGGQTAAPLFKDIATWLLNRDNIPLSAETEPIVLQAQ, from the coding sequence GTGACCTATCGACCTCAATCTTCATCAAACGGTGGCGCGCACAAACGACGCGTCAACATGGTTACTGCCATTGCCTTGGTGCTGGCTGGAGTTTTAATCATCCGGCTTGGTTGGGTTCAAGTTGTGTGGGGACCGGAGCTGTCTCTGAATGCTTCAGAGCAGCGCACACGTGTTTATGTTGATCCTGCACGACGCGGGACAATTATGGACCGTGAAGGAAATCAGCTTGCGTACACCATGCAGGCACGATCCCTCACAGTTTCGCCCAATATCATGCGGGAAGAGTTACGCACCGGAACTGATCTGGCCCTGCGTCTGGCTGCTGACGAAACAGATCCAGAAAATGTGGCTAGCTATGTCACTATTGAAGAGGGCAATGAGTATGTTTTTGCCTCCGCTGAACAGCGGGAGACAATCTTGTCCGACAAGGTAGAAGAACGCATTCAAAATATTGCAGATCGCATCCCAGAGATCATCAAATCTCATGATCAAGATGTGACTGGGATTTCTTCTGAGGAGATCTTGGACAAGCTGAATGCTGACAGTCAGTATGAGGTTTTGGTTCGCAATGTGGATCCAGATGTAGCATCAGAAATTACCGATGAAATGCCAAGCGTGGCTGCGGATCATCAAGACATCCGTCAGTACCCTAACGGTGCAATCGGTGAGAACATTATTGGCCGCATCAGCATGGATGGTGAAGGCCAGTTTGGTTTTGAGGCATCCAATGATTCATTACTTGCTGGCAACAATGGTCGTTCTACGCAAGACATGTCAATTTTGGGACAGGCAATTCCCGGCACGTTAAGAGATCAGATCCCTGCGATTGACGGCGCCAATGTTGAACTCACGATTGATCTTGACCTCCAAACTTATGTCCAACAGGCATTGGAGCAAGCGAAAGCAAACTCTGGGGCTGAAAATGCTTCAGCAGTGGTTCTTGATGCTAAAACAGCTGAAGTATTGGCGATGGCAAATACCGATACCATCAACCCCAATGAGGACACCGGAAAGCAAATTGAGCAGGGAAAAAGCTTTGATAACCCTTCTGTGACTCACCCCTTTGAACCTGGTTCTGTGGCTAAAGTAATCACGGCCGCCGGAGTTATCCAAGAAGGACTGTCTACCCCAGACGAGGTGCTGCAAGTTCCGGGCAGTATTGAAATGGCCGGAGTTTCAGTCCGGGACGCATGGGAGCACGGCGTGGTGCCTTATACCACTGCGGGCGTGTTTGGTAAGTCTTCAAATGTTGGCACCCTGATGCTTGCTGAGCGGCTTGGCGAGGACAAATTTGCTGAATACCTAGAGCGATTTGGTGTTGGCCAATCAACCGGCATTGAGCTTCCGAGTGAGTCTCAAGGTTTGTTACCTGCCCGGGAACAATGGTCTGGTGGCACATTTGCCAACCTTCCAATCGGTCAAGGTATGTCTATCACCACACTGCAAATGGCTGGCATCTACCAAGCCCTGGCTAATGATGGTGAGCGTATTGAGCCTCGGATCATTAAGAGTGTTACCGACTCTGATGGAACAGTTTTGGAACAACCAGAACCAGATACTGTTCAAGTAGTAAGCGCTGAAGCTGCACGAACCACCGTGGATATGTTTAGGTCAGTCACCCAGGTTGACCCAACGGGTGTCCAGCAGGGTACAGCACCGGATGCTGCAATTGAGGGATACCAAATCTCCGGTAAAACAGGTACAGCTCAGAAAGTAGATCCAAATACCGGCGCGTATTCAAACTCCCAATACTGGATTACTTTCGCTGGCATCGCTCCCGCAGATGATCCACGATTTGTGGTTGCCATCATGCTCGATGAACCAGAGCGAGGCGTACACGGCGGTGGTGGACAAACAGCAGCACCACTGTTCAAAGATATCGCTACGTGGTTACTCAACCGTGACAATATTCCGCTATCAGCAGAAACGGAGCCCATTGTTCTTCAAGCTCAATAG